One window of Lytechinus variegatus isolate NC3 chromosome 2, Lvar_3.0, whole genome shotgun sequence genomic DNA carries:
- the LOC121408694 gene encoding protein strawberry notch homolog 1-like, whose product MGDSGNPPDLLSAALCESGLSLDDILNPSMEEDDETNSLPADPSSVLAQAMAVSGVEEDEESDPLLQMLQGAPSSSNNGPQNVISTARAFTENHQPVTPTSTKQTIVIRQVSAASSTSLTSPASVLKIISSKPDGQQIVTTKPIILTTTTSEKGQTSSNTLSRLNTIQGGTPLNKQFVKFLVRPSSPGVQQATKKTIVLNDTAKPPGLTRSNTDSALLKSDGVRTIQTVTKPAGLFNRSSSPSVIRNGTTIPRSASFQLPRRDDPSVKMKTPFFPSTSQGVNKTLTVTRRHPFRIIDDDDDDDLDDDETLGFADTYANYTPSKLKVGVNHPDAVVETSSLASVQPPNVWYHLSIPESTMDYGHLSSLQLEAITYACQQHETLLPNGTRAGFLIGDGAGVGKGRTVAGVILENYHLGRKRALWLSVSNDLKYDAMRDLKDIGAGNIPVHSLNKFKYAKINSTENGHVRKGVIFATYSSLIGESQNRSKYRTRLKQILHWCGKDFDGVIVFDECHKAKNLVPTGSSKPTKTGITVLELQKQLPKARVVYCSATGASEPRNMAYMSRLGIWGKGSAFPDFNAFIQAIERRGVGAMEVVAMDMKLRGTYLSRQLSFHGVTFKIKEVSLSESFKRIYNKSVKLWHMARDRFQRAAKLMDADQRMCKSMWGQFWSAHQRFFKYLCIAAKVKHVVKLARDSVKHGKCVVIGLQSTGEARTLDALEEAGGELNDFVSTARGVFTTLIEKHFPVPDRNKTMSMLGLSFNGNMHGDGYEDEQEKDKKGKKRKKSGKKWKKKGVTRDWWVEDSESSSGDSDDGSDDDDGNQEKKKKTKESKKKVEKDDDDGFSSSSSSYDDSPFLDSDNDEDDFNPFGNSDSDDDPWLNRSGRKSKEPKTKKRKKDKDKKASLSPSSKSKSNSHGVDSVDSAADNALRALGILPKTPRSLSTDAAATTLQSLSSSVPSATKSSVLPGMDAYERGRLMRQELMDMLEDLSAELPPNTLDELIDQLGGPDNVAEMTGRKGRVVSHDTGVQYESRSEFDIPLEILNLTEKRRFMEGDKYVAIISEAASSGISLQADRRVANQKKRVHITLELPWSADRAVQQFGRTHRSNQVAAPEYVFLISELAGEQRFASIVAKRLESLGALTHGDRRATESKDLSRFNIDTKYGREALELIMKTILDLDTPIVEPPGGNQFFVEVKKALVGVGLLSHNEEHDMYFFEKDYNSMPKFLNRLLGMEVDLQNSLFKYFSDTMVTIISRAKKEGQWDAGIMDISNERMDIRRIHTDTYVAMSGNATNELHKVGAERGMSWRQAIDMWSELSHPEEGFYISQVMKFGRKVAILARFPPSSSSKKSALQLFKPNIGLQSKLETVSDLKLRFRKVLPDEAKPFWDALYAASESKCAHVFWKGTCKTAMLGLPCDIGLRRRTFYVLSGAVLSVWARVEEVLRLNPRNGAVMQIIRLKTDKGKLVGLLIPSNCVPALKDMLSKDTTSYSETF is encoded by the exons ATGGGAGATTCAGGCAATCCACCAGATCTCTTGTCTGCCGCCCTCTGTGAGAGTGGACTTTCATTAGATGATATATTGAACCCGTCTATGGAGGAGGATGATGAGACAAATTCTCTCCCAGCTGATCCCAGCAGTGTGTTGGCTCAG GCCATGGCTGTCAGTGGTGTTGAGGAAGATGAAGAATCAGATCCTCTTCTCCAGATGTTACAAGGTGCACCTTCAAGCTCAAACAATGGGCCTCAG AATGTAATCAGTACTGCTAGGGCTTTCACAGAGAACCACCAACCTGTCACTCCAACATCCACCAAACAAACCATAGTCATTCGGCAAGTGTCCGCGGCATCGTCAACAAGCCTCACCTCACCGGCCAGTGTGCTAAAGATCATCAGCAGTAAACCTGATGGTCAGCAAATAGTCACCACCAAGCCCATTATCCTGACCACTACAACATCCGAGAAGGGACAAACCAGCTCTAATACCTTATCAAGACTCAACACCATCCAGGGAGGGACACCATTGAACAAGCAGTTTGTCAAGTTTTTGGTTAGGCCATCAAGCCCGGGTGTGCAGCAAGCAACCAAGAAGACGATAGTCCTCAATGATACTGCTAAGCCACCAGGTCTTACCAGATCAAATACAGACTCAGCCCTTTTGAAATCAGATGGTGTTAGAACTATTCAAACAGTCACAAAACCAGCGGGCTTGTTTAACAGATCATCTTCACCAAGTGTGATCAGGAACGGAACAACTATACCTCGGTCGGCTTCTTTTCAACTACCAAGGAGAGATGACCCTTCGGTAAAGATGAAgactcctttctttccttcaacTTCTCAG GGAGTAAACAAAACACTAACTGTTACAAGGCGGCATCCCTTCCGtatcattgatgatgatgacgatgatgatttgGATGATGATGAGACTTTAGGCTTTGCAGACACCTATGCAAATTATACTCCTAGTAAAT TGAAGGTTGGTGTGAATCACCCTGATGCCGTAGTAGAGACGAGTTCACTTGCCAGCGTGCAGCCTCCTAATGTCTGGTATCATCTGAGTATACCAGAGAGTACTATGGATTATGGGCATCTCTCCTCCTTGCAGCTTGAAGCAATCACGTATGCATGTCAGCAACACGagacattactgccaaatggaACTCGAGCTGGCTTCCTTATAG GTGATGGAGCTGGTGTAGGGAAAGGAAGAACAGTAGCAGGAGTTATCCTTGAGAACTATCATCTTGGCAGGAAAAGAGCTCTCTg GTTGAGTGTTTCAAACGATTTGAAATATGATGCTATGAGAGATCTGAAGGACATAGGTGCCGGCAATATTCCTGTTCATTCTCTCAACAAG TTCAAGTACGCCAAAATCAACTCAACGGAGAATGGTCATGTGAGGAAGGGTGTCATCTTTGCTACCTATTCATCCCTGATAGGAGAGAGTCAGAACCGTAGCAAGTATCGCACTCGCCTCAAACAGATCCTGCATTGGTGCGGAAAGGACTTTGATGGAGTT ATTGTATTTGATGAATGCCACAAAGCCAAGAACCTTGTACCTACAGGATCATCCAAGCCAACCAAGACTGGTATCACTGTGCTAGAGCTACAGAAACAACTCCCCAAGGCTAGAGTGGTATATTGCAGTGCTACAG GTGCTTCCGAGCCTCGTAACATGGCGTACATGTCTCGTCTTGGTATCTGGGGGAAGGGTTCGGCTTTCCCAGACTTCAATGCATTCATCCAAGCCATAGAAAGAAG aGGAGTAGGTGCTATGGAGGTGGTAGCTATGGACATGAAGCTAAGAGGGACGTATCTTTCAAGGCAGCTTAGTTTTCATGGAGTTACTTTCAAGATCAAAGAGGTGTCTCTATCGGAATCATTCAAACGTATCTACAACAAATCAGTCAAGCTG TGGCACATGGCTAGAGACAGATTCCAGAGGGCAGCCAAATTAATGGATGCTGACCAGCGAATGTGCAAGTCAATGTGGGGTCAGTTCTGGTCAGCTCATCAGAGATTCTTCAAGTACCTCTGCATAGCGGCTAAGGTCAAGCATGTGGTCAAGCTGGCAAGAGATTCGGTCAAACATGGAAAG TGTGTTGTAATTGGTCTTCAGTCGACTGGTGAAGCAAGGACGTTAGATGCCCTAGAAGAAGCAGGAGGGGAACTCAATGATTTTGTCTCGACAGCGAG GGGTGTATTCACCACACTGATAGAGAAGCACTTCCCCGTACCTGATCGTAACAAGACGATGAGTATGCTGGGACTGAGCTTCAACGGTAACATGCATGGTGACGGCTATGAAGATGAGCAAGAGAAGGataagaaaggaaagaaaaggaaaaagtcTG GCAAGAAGTGGAAGAAGAAAGGAGTTACCAGAGATTGGTGGGTTGAAGACAGTGAAAGCTCATCAGGGGACTCTGACGACGGCAgcgacgatgatgatggcaaccaggagaaaaagaagaagactaAAGAGAGCAAGAAGAAAGTGGAGAAGGATGACGATGATGGCTTCTCATCTTCGTCGTCATCGTATGATGACTCTCCTTTCCTTGATTCAGATAATGACGAGGACGACTTCAATCCATTTGGCAACTCAGATTCAGACGATG ACCCCTGGTTAAACAGGAGTGGAAGGAAGAGCAAAGAACCAAAAaccaagaagaggaagaaagataAAGACAAGAAAGCTTCATTATCTCCCTCATCCAAATCTAAGAGCAACTCTCATGGGGTGGACAGCGTTGATTCTGCCGCAGACAACGCTTTAAGAGCTCTTGGGATCCTTCCAAAGACACCAAGGTCTCTGTCCACCGATGCAGCGGCAACTACCCTACAAAGTCTTTCATCATCAGTTCCTTCAG ctACGAAGAGTAGCGTACTACCTGGTATGGATGCGTATGAGAGAGGAAGGCTGATGAGACAAGAACTGATGGATATGTTAGAAGATCTGTCAGCTGAACTACCTCCAAACACTCTAGATGAACTCATTGATCAACTAGGTGGACCAGATAATGTGGCAGAg ATGACGGGTCGCAAGGGTCGAGTCGTCAGCCATGATACCGGGGTCCAGTATGAATCTAGAAGTGAATTTGACATTCCACTCGAGATCCTCAACCTGACAGAGAAAAGACGTTTCATGGAAGGTGATAAG TATGTAGCTATCATCTCAGAAGCAGCAAGCTCAGGTATCTCACTGCAGGCCGATAGAAGAGTAGCCAATCAGAAGAAGAGAGTGCATATAACATTAGAGTTACCATGGAGTGCAGATAGGGCTGTGCAACAGTTTG GTCGTACTCATAGATCAAATCAGGTGGCAGCACCAGAATATGTCTTCCTCATCTCAGAACTAGCGGGAGAACAGAGATTTGCCTCTATTGTTGCCAAGCGACTGGAAAGTTTG GGCGCACTTACTCATGGTGATAGGAGAGCTACAGAATCCAAAGATTTGAGTAGATTCAACATCGATACCAAG TATGGTCGTGAGGCCTTGGAGCTGATAATGAAAACTATTCTAGACCTTGACACTCCTATTGTAGAACCACCTGGGGGAAACCAATTCTTCGTTG AAGTGAAGAAAGCCTTAGTTGGTGTTGGTCTCCTGTCCCATAATGAGGAACATGACATGTACTTCTTTGAGAAAG attaCAACAGTATGCCCAAGTTCTTGAATCGCCTCCTAGGTATGGAAGTGGATCTTCAGAATTCTCTCTTCAAGTATTTCAGTGATACCATGGTCACCATTATATCAAGGGCAAAGAAGGAGGGCCAGTGGGATGCGGGTATTATGG ATATCAGCAATGAGAGAATGGATATTAGGAGGATACATACTGACACATATGTCGCTATGTCAGGCAATGCTACAAATGAACTTCACAAG GTTGGTGCAGAGAGGGGTATGTCGTGGAGGCAGGCAATCGACATGTGGTCAGAGCTTTCACATCCTGAGGAAGGATTTTACATCTCACAGGTG ATGAAGTTTGGTCGTAAAGTGGCAATCCTTGCCCGCTTTCCTCCATCCAGCTCATCTAAGAAAAGTGCCTTACAGCTCTTCAAACCAAACATCGGTCTGCAGAGTAAACTTGAGACAGTGAGTGATCTCAAGCTACGATTCAGGAAGGTATTACCTGATGAAGCTAAACCATTCTGGGACGCCCTCTATGCCGCCTCGGAGAGCAAGTGTGCCCATGTCTTCTG GAAAGGAACGTGCAAGACAGCCATGCTTGGTCTACCCTGTGACATTGGTCTAAGACGTCGTACCTTCTATGTCCTATCCGGTGCTGTATTGAGTGTATGGGCGAGGGTAGAGGAGGTCCTACGTCTCAATCCTAGGAACGGTGCTGTCATGCAGATTATACGTCTCAAGACTGACAAAGGAAAGCTTGTTG